In Limisalsivibrio acetivorans, one genomic interval encodes:
- a CDS encoding DUF4912 domain-containing protein, translating to MNFAKMTKKELYKLATEHNVKNRSKMNKKELIASLEEVMKNPLPENSVTSQPGYAEDKQGEKKKGEPQPNYPIPERYQVDTVVLLPINPKREYVYWELCDKTLDKLSRELDSPELTYILKVFTSCDDAVEEKASVRVGRYGTWYFDLYVPDCFIWAEIGIMDSRGNYRAVVTSRKVHMPSDKVSEHVDEETWMTVGEKIEEIYRLSGVDEMDQAVPGSVRIFQEIMKYIEKSVSSGEMINRNPSDSNKGDK from the coding sequence ATGAATTTCGCCAAAATGACTAAGAAAGAGCTGTATAAGCTCGCTACGGAGCATAATGTGAAAAACCGCTCCAAGATGAACAAGAAAGAGCTTATAGCTTCGCTTGAAGAAGTTATGAAGAATCCTCTCCCCGAAAACAGCGTAACGAGTCAGCCGGGGTATGCAGAGGATAAACAGGGGGAGAAGAAAAAGGGAGAACCCCAGCCAAACTATCCTATCCCCGAGCGTTACCAAGTGGATACGGTGGTTCTGCTCCCCATAAACCCCAAGCGTGAGTATGTTTACTGGGAGCTTTGCGACAAAACACTCGATAAGCTCAGCCGGGAGCTCGATTCACCGGAGCTTACCTACATCCTCAAGGTCTTCACCTCCTGCGATGATGCTGTTGAGGAGAAGGCGAGTGTCCGTGTCGGTCGCTACGGTACATGGTACTTCGACCTATACGTCCCAGACTGCTTCATATGGGCGGAGATCGGTATCATGGACAGCAGAGGCAACTACCGTGCAGTTGTTACCTCCCGCAAGGTACATATGCCCAGCGACAAGGTTAGCGAGCATGTGGACGAGGAAACGTGGATGACCGTCGGCGAGAAGATCGAGGAGATCTACCGTCTCTCCGGTGTGGACGAGATGGATCAGGCTGTTCCAGGGAGTGTGCGTATATTCCAGGAGATCATGAAGTACATAGAGAAATCGGTTTCCTCAGGCGAAATGATCAACAGAAACCCCTCCGACAGCAATAAAGGAGATAAATAA
- a CDS encoding ferritin, whose product MVSKKMGKALNDQMNYEFYSAYVYLAMSADCESKGLKGFANWFYVQYQEETAHAMKFYNYILDQGIDVELDKMDKPKKSFKDLLEMYNETLSHEKEVTKRIYNLVDLALDERDHGTNAFLQWFVTEQVEEEASVNEILDQLKLVESSGNGIFMLDKELGQRTLPADAAAE is encoded by the coding sequence ATGGTTAGTAAAAAAATGGGAAAAGCACTTAACGATCAGATGAACTACGAGTTCTATTCAGCATATGTATACCTCGCCATGAGCGCAGACTGCGAGTCTAAAGGACTCAAAGGCTTCGCAAACTGGTTCTACGTTCAGTATCAGGAAGAGACGGCCCACGCCATGAAGTTCTACAACTACATACTCGATCAGGGTATTGATGTTGAGCTTGATAAGATGGATAAGCCCAAGAAGAGCTTTAAGGATCTCCTTGAAATGTATAATGAAACTCTCTCCCACGAGAAAGAGGTTACCAAAAGGATATACAACCTTGTGGATCTCGCCCTTGACGAGAGGGACCACGGTACGAATGCGTTCCTTCAGTGGTTCGTAACCGAGCAGGTGGAGGAAGAGGCCTCTGTGAACGAGATCCTCGACCAGCTTAAGCTTGTGGAGAGCAGTGGTAACGGAATCTTCATGCTCGATAAGGAGCTTGGTCAGAGAACACTCCCCGCAGACGCTGCCGCCGAATAA
- a CDS encoding DsrE family protein, producing MNKLIILITILSLSVFAYASENFSDALKGVDKTKVIVDLNQGKPALLNLRLKLIKQTFEDIKAGGSTPDVIVAVRGGASRFMTKSDSHINNLDSKLKTEMQKRIRAMVKEGVRFQQCGVAINLQGIGEDEIIEEIEVVKNGYVSLVGYQNKGYALLPME from the coding sequence ATGAATAAGCTCATTATTCTCATAACCATACTCAGTCTCAGTGTATTTGCCTACGCATCCGAAAACTTTTCCGATGCGCTCAAAGGGGTTGATAAAACAAAGGTAATAGTAGATTTGAACCAGGGTAAACCCGCCCTCTTGAACCTGCGGCTTAAGCTTATTAAGCAGACCTTTGAGGATATCAAAGCGGGTGGCTCAACCCCCGATGTTATAGTTGCTGTCCGTGGGGGCGCATCCAGATTTATGACCAAGAGTGACAGCCACATAAACAACCTAGACTCAAAGCTTAAAACCGAGATGCAGAAACGTATCCGTGCAATGGTGAAGGAAGGTGTTCGCTTTCAGCAGTGCGGCGTTGCCATCAACCTGCAGGGGATTGGGGAGGATGAGATCATAGAGGAGATAGAGGTCGTTAAGAACGGCTATGTATCCTTGGTCGGATATCAAAATAAAGGCTACGCCCTGCTCCCCATGGAATAA
- a CDS encoding glycogen synthase codes for MRVVHIASEAGPFVKSGGLGNVLEKLPAALHSAETDVCVMLPLYLQIDRDEHALEETGFRTSVRSGFNDFEYTIYRKNQGGVEYLFFHNAELFDRHGIYGNRDFDYSDNDIRFGTFSRACLNYIDKMEKKPDIIHCHDWQTGLVPVYLHYNYPRILSRTVYTIHDIAFQGSFSRGSMDSLGLPWDVYCIDGIEFYDHVSFLKGGVVFSDRVTTVSPAYAEEIQTEDIAEGMAGVMREYSSKLQGILNGIDYAQWNPDDDPHIVCRCEHNDRKWKQLNKQELAKEFCIESKRPLFVMVSRFSHKKGLDLFIDSAEELSELDADFIVLGHGDIHYSRALKSASEKYDNIHLYQGYYQALAHKLYAAADFVMVPSVYEPFGTSHLIGMRYGAVPLVSTAGGLKDTVKDITDGGHGLVMKQYSREEFMRIIATAMELFADSDILQSQAVHFMGLDYSWRRTAGEYMKLYDSLCGGKE; via the coding sequence ATGAGAGTAGTTCATATCGCCAGTGAAGCGGGACCGTTCGTTAAATCGGGCGGTCTCGGAAACGTTCTGGAGAAGCTCCCCGCCGCACTCCACTCCGCCGAGACGGATGTTTGCGTAATGCTCCCCCTTTATCTACAGATAGACAGGGATGAGCATGCCCTTGAGGAGACAGGCTTCAGAACCTCTGTGCGGTCAGGATTCAATGATTTTGAATACACTATCTACCGGAAGAATCAGGGTGGTGTGGAGTATCTTTTCTTCCATAATGCCGAGCTATTCGATAGACACGGCATCTATGGTAACAGGGATTTCGATTACTCCGACAATGATATCCGCTTTGGCACCTTCTCCCGTGCCTGCCTGAACTATATTGATAAGATGGAGAAAAAGCCGGATATTATACACTGCCACGACTGGCAGACGGGGCTTGTTCCCGTGTATCTGCACTACAACTACCCCCGCATCCTCTCCCGCACGGTCTATACCATACACGATATAGCCTTTCAGGGGAGCTTCAGCAGGGGGAGCATGGACAGCCTCGGCCTTCCTTGGGATGTCTACTGTATCGACGGCATAGAGTTCTACGATCACGTAAGCTTCCTCAAAGGTGGGGTGGTCTTCAGCGATCGTGTCACAACAGTCAGCCCCGCCTATGCGGAGGAGATTCAAACCGAGGACATAGCAGAGGGCATGGCCGGGGTTATGCGTGAATACTCCTCAAAGCTCCAGGGGATACTTAACGGTATAGACTATGCCCAGTGGAACCCCGATGATGACCCTCACATCGTCTGCCGCTGTGAACATAACGATAGGAAATGGAAGCAGCTAAACAAGCAGGAGCTGGCAAAGGAATTCTGTATTGAATCGAAACGGCCCCTATTTGTTATGGTAAGCAGGTTCAGCCATAAAAAAGGGTTGGATCTCTTCATCGATTCAGCAGAGGAACTCTCTGAACTGGATGCTGATTTCATCGTTCTGGGGCATGGGGACATACATTATTCCAGGGCGCTGAAAAGCGCTTCTGAAAAATATGACAACATTCACCTCTATCAGGGGTATTATCAGGCATTGGCCCATAAGCTCTATGCGGCGGCGGACTTTGTTATGGTTCCCTCGGTGTATGAACCCTTCGGAACATCCCATCTCATAGGTATGAGATACGGCGCTGTACCCCTTGTGAGTACAGCGGGAGGGCTGAAGGATACAGTTAAGGATATAACAGACGGCGGCCACGGACTGGTCATGAAGCAGTACAGCCGTGAAGAGTTTATGAGGATCATCGCCACAGCTATGGAACTTTTTGCAGACAGTGATATATTGCAATCACAGGCGGTACATTTCATGGGTTTGGATTACTCATGGAGAAGAACCGCTGGAGAATATATGAAACTATACGATTCGCTCTGCGGAGGAAAGGAATGA
- a CDS encoding galactose-1-phosphate uridylyltransferase, translating into MSELRHDPVKKKWSVIATERSRRPHDFTLEKCEVEPQRESSNCPFCYGNEDKTPNEVFALRKGNERNKPDWYTRVIPNKYPAFRIEGELERSGKGLYDEVSGVGAHEVIIDTPEHSLSLSGYDRKTMYNLFLTFRERIRDLTNDTRFRCIMPFKNHRIGFGSAIGHPHSQVIALPVLPHILKTKLNSARMHYRNKERCLFCDIIEEEQREAKRLVYENQDFLAFCPYASSFPFELHVYPKRHRHNFAGTNESELHGLADIMSELFGRLDRVLQDPQLNFVIHTAPPLTNRPGKPDYWHSIKQDFHWHIEIAPRLTSIAGFEWGTGFHINPVRPEDCAGYLREAAER; encoded by the coding sequence ATGTCAGAGCTGAGACACGACCCGGTTAAGAAAAAATGGAGCGTTATTGCTACAGAAAGGAGCCGAAGACCCCACGACTTCACCCTTGAGAAATGCGAAGTGGAGCCGCAGAGGGAGAGCTCGAACTGCCCCTTCTGCTATGGTAATGAGGATAAAACCCCCAACGAGGTCTTCGCTCTTCGAAAGGGGAATGAAAGGAATAAACCGGACTGGTACACAAGGGTTATACCGAACAAGTACCCCGCCTTCCGCATTGAGGGCGAGCTTGAGAGATCGGGTAAGGGGCTCTATGACGAGGTCTCGGGTGTTGGTGCCCATGAGGTTATCATCGATACTCCGGAGCACAGCCTATCCCTCTCCGGCTACGACCGCAAAACGATGTACAACCTCTTTCTTACCTTCCGTGAGCGGATACGTGATCTCACCAACGACACTCGCTTTCGCTGTATTATGCCCTTTAAGAACCACCGTATAGGCTTCGGCTCCGCCATAGGCCACCCCCATTCCCAGGTGATAGCCCTTCCTGTGCTCCCTCACATACTTAAAACAAAATTGAACAGCGCAAGGATGCACTACAGGAATAAGGAGCGGTGTCTCTTCTGTGATATAATTGAGGAGGAGCAGCGTGAGGCAAAGCGTCTGGTGTATGAGAATCAGGATTTTCTGGCCTTCTGCCCATATGCTTCATCCTTCCCCTTCGAGTTGCATGTCTACCCGAAGAGGCACAGGCACAACTTCGCAGGGACCAATGAGAGTGAGCTCCACGGACTTGCGGATATAATGAGCGAGCTTTTCGGACGTCTGGACAGGGTTCTGCAGGATCCGCAGCTCAACTTTGTTATACATACCGCCCCGCCGCTCACAAACAGACCCGGAAAGCCTGACTACTGGCACAGTATAAAGCAGGATTTCCACTGGCACATAGAGATAGCACCGAGGCTCACAAGTATAGCAGGCTTTGAATGGGGTACGGGTTTTCATATTAATCCCGTACGCCCCGAGGACTGCGCAGGCTACCTGAGGGAGGCCGCCGAGAGATGA
- a CDS encoding glycoside hydrolase family 57 protein, with the protein MKKLHLVFLWHMHQPYYRDDADGVFHMPWVFLHAVKDYYEIPAYLKEYKGIKQTFNVVPSLLEQLDDYRDPSVEDTFIKLLSREPSELSSEEKSTLIPQLFMANYSNMIAPFRRFAELYSRKSRGSMFDSPDKLFNAEEILDLEVLYLLSWTGNFFRREYPVVAELIEKGRGYSQDDKTKLIEALCDSVGRIVPLYKELMEKGVIEVSVTPYYHPILPLLIDLESAKEALPEISMPAASNAFEDDYKWHVVEALKYYENIFGRRAEGMWPAEGSISEAAAETFAANGVEWIASDEDVLAGSMETNLTLSENRKLLYRRHYYERNGRRINIYFRDKILSDLIGFTYSGWEPERAADDFIQKLRVIYDSMDDSPLVPVILDGENAWEYYKENGEPFFRALYKRLEETEWLDTVTMSEGVRLSDVPENRLDKIRAGSWIYGDFTTWLGHSEKNEAWRLLSEARKAVNYTDDKERIEKAMREIHIAEGSDWFWWFGDDHFSLQSDLFDKLFRNHLKNVYDAVGVKPPADLFIPIKKSHKSGIVRKPNYFLSPVVDGQVTSFFEWLSAGEFDLKFDAGAMHASSSSLKKLYYGWDENCLYLRVEGELASIMERGRELEIEITIDDVKIFRIPLAGGSGQTEEGVFYHFGRIAEVGVPFTSIFKDSWKRLYLVLRVKDGEDIVERAPLYNMVEIDVTEDFEDDWIV; encoded by the coding sequence ATGAAGAAACTCCATCTTGTCTTTCTGTGGCATATGCACCAGCCCTATTACAGGGATGATGCCGACGGTGTTTTCCATATGCCGTGGGTGTTCCTCCATGCCGTGAAGGACTACTACGAGATCCCTGCGTATCTTAAAGAGTATAAGGGGATTAAGCAGACCTTTAATGTTGTTCCATCCCTTCTGGAACAGCTGGATGACTACCGTGACCCTTCGGTGGAGGACACATTTATAAAACTCCTCAGCAGGGAACCCTCCGAGTTGTCTTCCGAGGAGAAATCCACGCTGATCCCCCAGCTGTTCATGGCGAACTACAGCAATATGATAGCCCCTTTTCGTCGATTTGCAGAGCTGTACAGCCGCAAAAGCAGAGGGAGCATGTTCGATTCACCGGACAAGCTTTTTAATGCAGAGGAGATACTGGATCTTGAGGTACTTTACCTTCTCAGCTGGACGGGGAACTTCTTCCGCAGGGAATACCCCGTGGTGGCAGAGTTAATCGAGAAGGGGAGGGGCTACTCCCAGGATGACAAAACAAAGCTTATCGAAGCGTTGTGCGACAGTGTGGGGCGTATCGTTCCCCTGTACAAGGAGCTCATGGAAAAGGGGGTCATTGAGGTGTCGGTGACTCCGTACTACCATCCGATCCTGCCCCTGCTTATAGATCTGGAATCCGCCAAAGAGGCACTGCCAGAGATAAGCATGCCCGCCGCATCCAACGCCTTTGAGGATGACTACAAATGGCACGTGGTCGAAGCTCTTAAGTATTATGAGAACATCTTCGGCCGAAGGGCAGAGGGTATGTGGCCTGCGGAGGGGAGCATAAGCGAAGCGGCAGCGGAAACCTTTGCCGCTAACGGAGTCGAATGGATCGCCAGCGACGAGGATGTTTTGGCAGGTTCCATGGAGACCAACCTCACCCTTTCGGAAAACCGTAAGCTTTTATACAGAAGGCATTACTACGAAAGGAACGGCAGGCGGATCAATATCTACTTCCGTGACAAGATCCTCAGCGATCTCATCGGTTTTACCTACAGCGGATGGGAACCGGAGCGTGCGGCGGATGATTTTATTCAAAAGCTCAGGGTGATATACGATTCTATGGATGATTCACCTCTCGTGCCCGTTATCCTCGACGGGGAAAACGCATGGGAGTACTACAAGGAGAACGGAGAACCCTTCTTCCGTGCCCTTTATAAGAGGCTTGAGGAGACGGAGTGGCTCGATACTGTTACCATGTCCGAAGGAGTGCGCCTCAGCGATGTGCCGGAGAACCGGTTGGATAAGATCAGAGCCGGCTCATGGATATACGGTGATTTTACCACATGGCTCGGTCACTCGGAGAAGAACGAGGCGTGGCGTCTTCTAAGCGAAGCGAGGAAGGCGGTTAACTATACAGATGACAAGGAGCGTATCGAGAAAGCGATGCGTGAGATACATATAGCCGAAGGTAGCGACTGGTTCTGGTGGTTCGGGGATGACCACTTCAGCCTACAGTCCGACCTTTTTGACAAGCTCTTCAGAAACCATCTGAAGAACGTATACGATGCAGTGGGTGTAAAGCCCCCTGCGGATCTATTTATCCCCATAAAGAAGAGCCACAAGAGTGGTATAGTCCGCAAGCCGAACTACTTCCTCTCCCCGGTGGTGGATGGTCAAGTGACCAGTTTCTTCGAGTGGCTCAGTGCGGGAGAGTTTGACCTTAAATTTGACGCAGGCGCAATGCACGCCTCCTCCAGCAGCCTCAAAAAGCTGTATTACGGCTGGGATGAGAACTGCCTCTATCTCAGGGTTGAGGGTGAACTTGCCTCAATCATGGAGCGGGGGCGTGAGCTTGAGATCGAGATAACTATTGATGATGTTAAGATATTCCGAATCCCCCTGGCAGGAGGTAGCGGACAGACCGAGGAGGGTGTGTTCTACCATTTCGGCAGGATAGCAGAGGTTGGAGTCCCCTTCACAAGCATCTTTAAGGATAGCTGGAAGAGGCTATATCTTGTTCTCAGGGTAAAGGATGGCGAAGATATCGTCGAGCGTGCACCCCTTTACAACATGGTCGAGATAGACGTGACCGAAGATTTTGAGGATGACTGGATAGTCTGA
- a CDS encoding alpha-amylase/4-alpha-glucanotransferase domain-containing protein, producing the protein MKLPLLMGIHCHQPVGNFTHVVDEAVENCYAPFMETALKYKRFKFSVHYSGWLLEFIRERHGKTFEIMQELAGRGQAEFFTGGYYEPVLASIPSRDRRGQIEMLSEYIEKYFNQKPTGLWLTERVWDSSIIPDAAELGIENVIVDDYHFLSAGYYKEMLNGYYVTEQDGYRVNLFPIDKNLRYYIPFYDETKVVDYLEDVQGSGGKCSVIFDDGEKFGVWPDTYEWVYEKKWLEKFIKAVNKSDKVAFARYDETVEKEKPAGLAYLPVTSYYEMGEWSLFAERTIQMEELAADVKDTEHKDYADVFIKGGIWKNFLAKYPESNRIHKRALRLSRYAADYNDDELTDSLYRAQCNDVLWHGIFGGLYLPNLRNNSWRFIIEGERRLEELAGTSFPAIEQEDMEYNGYDDLYIRNRDFNAMFTSRDCGQLCALEIKKHGINLLNTLTRRKEAYHERFVPEKDEGDKKESDGDGISTIHDLDIEVSEEMQAHLSYDWYNRNSFIDHFTPSLSLGDFKCCSFNEVGDFANQPADVKTSAKGVSFERKGGLYLGDKSYSAKIKKRFTFKENRIDFEIDFTSDSPEEITYFAEFNFHFMDLNNTLINGENCGEGLEADFSDSVIKDAATPVSLRLSVPGSDKGYAFTVKTVSQSEKGADLTSQGIAIAVPMRFTGSFKMKGSLVIDIS; encoded by the coding sequence ATGAAACTGCCCCTTTTGATGGGAATACACTGCCACCAGCCCGTAGGTAACTTTACCCATGTGGTTGATGAAGCGGTGGAAAACTGCTACGCACCTTTTATGGAAACTGCGCTTAAGTACAAGCGATTCAAGTTCTCTGTGCATTACTCCGGCTGGCTCCTTGAGTTCATAAGGGAGCGCCACGGCAAGACCTTTGAGATAATGCAGGAACTCGCCGGAAGGGGGCAGGCGGAGTTTTTCACAGGTGGATACTATGAGCCAGTCCTCGCTTCCATACCCTCCCGTGACAGGCGGGGGCAGATAGAGATGTTGAGCGAATATATTGAGAAGTATTTTAATCAGAAACCGACCGGACTCTGGCTCACCGAGCGTGTGTGGGATTCATCTATAATACCCGATGCAGCAGAACTCGGCATTGAGAATGTTATCGTAGATGATTACCACTTCCTCTCCGCCGGCTACTACAAAGAGATGCTTAACGGCTACTACGTGACCGAACAGGATGGCTACAGGGTAAACCTTTTTCCCATAGACAAAAACCTGCGATACTACATCCCCTTCTACGATGAGACGAAGGTGGTGGACTATTTAGAGGATGTCCAAGGCTCTGGGGGTAAGTGTTCCGTAATATTCGATGACGGCGAAAAGTTCGGCGTCTGGCCCGATACCTATGAATGGGTGTATGAGAAGAAGTGGCTTGAGAAATTCATAAAGGCTGTGAACAAAAGCGACAAGGTTGCCTTTGCCAGATACGATGAAACCGTTGAAAAGGAAAAGCCGGCCGGTCTGGCGTATCTACCCGTAACCTCCTACTACGAGATGGGTGAATGGTCCCTCTTTGCCGAGCGTACCATACAGATGGAGGAGCTTGCGGCGGATGTGAAGGATACGGAGCATAAGGACTACGCCGATGTTTTCATAAAGGGGGGTATCTGGAAGAACTTCCTTGCGAAATACCCCGAGAGCAACCGTATCCATAAAAGGGCTCTCAGGCTCAGCAGATACGCGGCGGACTATAATGACGACGAACTCACCGATTCCCTGTATCGTGCCCAGTGCAACGATGTTCTGTGGCACGGCATATTCGGCGGGTTGTATCTCCCCAACCTGCGCAACAACTCATGGCGTTTTATCATAGAGGGTGAGAGGAGGCTGGAGGAACTCGCCGGAACATCATTCCCCGCCATCGAGCAGGAGGATATGGAGTATAACGGTTACGACGATCTGTATATCCGTAACAGGGATTTCAACGCCATGTTCACCTCAAGGGACTGTGGGCAGCTCTGTGCCCTTGAAATCAAGAAACACGGCATCAACCTGCTGAATACCCTCACCAGAAGGAAGGAGGCGTACCACGAACGTTTCGTTCCCGAGAAGGATGAGGGGGATAAGAAGGAGAGCGATGGTGACGGCATAAGCACCATCCACGACCTTGATATCGAGGTCAGCGAGGAGATGCAGGCGCATCTAAGCTACGACTGGTACAACAGGAACTCCTTCATAGATCACTTCACACCCTCACTCTCCCTCGGGGATTTTAAGTGCTGCTCCTTTAATGAGGTTGGTGATTTTGCAAACCAGCCCGCAGATGTGAAAACATCCGCCAAGGGTGTATCCTTTGAGCGCAAAGGGGGGCTTTATCTGGGTGATAAGTCTTACAGTGCAAAGATAAAGAAGAGATTCACCTTCAAAGAGAACAGGATAGATTTTGAGATCGATTTCACATCCGACTCCCCAGAAGAGATCACATACTTCGCCGAGTTCAACTTCCACTTCATGGATCTGAACAATACCCTTATTAACGGTGAAAACTGCGGTGAGGGGCTCGAGGCGGATTTCAGCGATTCTGTCATAAAGGACGCAGCCACACCTGTATCGCTGAGGCTTTCTGTTCCCGGGAGTGATAAGGGGTATGCCTTCACGGTGAAAACCGTATCCCAGTCGGAGAAGGGGGCGGACCTGACATCACAGGGGATCGCCATCGCTGTTCCAATGCGTTTCACAGGCTCCTTCAAGATGAAGGGGAGCCTTGTTATAGATATTAGTTAG
- a CDS encoding glycoside hydrolase family 57 protein, with translation MSGYWMLVLHSHLPFVKHPEYDYFLEEHWLYEAITETYIPLLMKMKQMEEQGIHFRITTSVTPPLADMLADGMLMQRYEKHLEKLIELAEKEKDRTVGDAKQNRLAWMYLDRFERIREFYYGFLQRNILNGYRYFQATGSLEIITCGFTHGFLPLLSNEDNAVRAQIEMAVRSHEKKFGRKPKGIWLPECAYYSGLEKILSDYGIRYFFVDTHGILFSKPRPRYGVYAPVFTKDGVAAFGRDFYSSKQVWSSKEGYPGDPYYRDFYRDIGYDLDFDYISPYISPDGTRVFTGLKYHRITGESENKEFYDPQIALEKTEAHGKHFVAERVAQLEELDELIDRKPLVVSPYDAELFGHWWFEGPEFLYQVFRAMNGESRVQPITPLEYLDEFPTNQVVEVNPSSWGDKGFYDVWLNGGNEWIYRHLHFMADSMVSMARKHSSVREGFIKRALNQMARELFLAQSSDWAFLMTTETALEYSVRRTKEHIHNFMRLREMLDDGKHDDDYLTKLENKNSIFPEIDFRVYA, from the coding sequence ATGTCAGGATACTGGATGCTGGTGCTCCACTCTCATCTACCATTTGTGAAGCATCCTGAGTACGACTACTTTTTAGAAGAACACTGGCTTTATGAAGCCATAACAGAAACATATATACCACTCCTCATGAAAATGAAGCAGATGGAGGAGCAGGGGATACACTTCCGTATAACCACATCTGTAACACCTCCCCTTGCGGATATGCTCGCAGACGGCATGCTCATGCAGCGCTACGAAAAGCATCTTGAGAAGCTTATTGAGCTTGCCGAGAAGGAGAAGGACAGAACGGTGGGGGATGCGAAGCAGAACCGGCTCGCATGGATGTATCTCGACCGTTTCGAGCGTATAAGAGAGTTCTACTACGGCTTTCTACAGCGTAATATCCTCAACGGATACCGTTACTTTCAGGCGACAGGGAGCCTTGAGATCATTACCTGCGGGTTCACCCACGGCTTCCTTCCTCTGCTTTCAAACGAGGATAACGCCGTAAGAGCTCAGATCGAGATGGCCGTTCGAAGCCATGAAAAGAAGTTTGGACGCAAACCCAAAGGCATCTGGCTCCCCGAATGTGCCTACTACTCAGGACTTGAAAAGATCCTCTCAGATTACGGTATAAGGTACTTCTTTGTGGATACCCACGGCATCCTCTTCTCCAAGCCAAGGCCACGTTATGGCGTTTATGCCCCTGTTTTTACAAAGGACGGAGTGGCCGCCTTCGGTCGTGACTTCTACTCCTCAAAGCAGGTTTGGAGCAGCAAGGAAGGCTATCCCGGTGACCCATATTACAGGGATTTCTACAGGGATATCGGTTACGATCTCGATTTCGACTACATATCCCCGTATATAAGCCCCGATGGAACAAGGGTTTTCACAGGGCTTAAATATCACCGCATTACGGGCGAGAGTGAAAACAAAGAGTTTTATGACCCACAGATTGCTCTGGAGAAGACTGAGGCCCACGGTAAACACTTCGTTGCCGAACGTGTCGCCCAGCTGGAAGAGCTTGATGAGCTAATAGACCGCAAACCCCTCGTTGTGTCACCCTACGATGCAGAGCTCTTCGGGCACTGGTGGTTCGAAGGACCGGAGTTCCTTTATCAGGTATTCAGGGCGATGAATGGGGAGAGCCGTGTTCAACCCATAACACCCCTCGAATATCTCGATGAGTTCCCCACCAATCAGGTTGTAGAGGTTAACCCCTCCTCATGGGGGGATAAAGGTTTCTACGATGTCTGGCTGAATGGCGGGAACGAATGGATATACCGTCATCTGCATTTCATGGCGGATTCCATGGTGAGTATGGCGAGAAAGCACAGCTCTGTGAGAGAGGGCTTCATCAAGCGGGCCCTTAACCAGATGGCAAGGGAGCTGTTCCTCGCCCAGAGCAGTGACTGGGCATTTCTGATGACAACGGAGACCGCCTTAGAGTATTCAGTAAGAAGAACAAAGGAGCATATACATAACTTTATGCGTCTCAGGGAGATGCTGGACGACGGCAAGCACGATGATGATTATCTCACGAAGCTTGAAAACAAAAACAGCATATTCCCCGAGATAGATTTTCGTGTGTATGCATAG
- a CDS encoding DNA-3-methyladenine glycosylase, giving the protein MERLTSKFFDRDAALVAEELLGKVIYREVEGVPLRVMVIETECYYLADKGSHASLGYTEKRSPLFMVGGTVYMYYARGGDSLNISSRGEGNAVLIKSGIPWGNSEEGIELMQRLNPVNGRLREPERLCSGQTLLCKSLNLKVPEHSGVGIDEADFCFLNDGDNPEEIIQTTRLGIPEGRDEYLPYRFIHKSYAGYCTKNPLTMKNPPPYSLSLQK; this is encoded by the coding sequence ATGGAAAGACTTACATCAAAGTTCTTCGACAGGGATGCGGCTCTTGTTGCGGAGGAACTTTTAGGGAAGGTCATCTACCGTGAAGTGGAGGGTGTGCCCCTTCGTGTGATGGTCATCGAGACCGAGTGCTACTACCTCGCGGACAAAGGCAGCCATGCATCTCTGGGCTATACCGAAAAGCGTTCCCCGCTCTTCATGGTCGGCGGTACGGTGTATATGTACTATGCAAGGGGCGGGGATTCCCTGAATATCAGTTCCCGCGGCGAAGGAAACGCCGTACTCATCAAGTCGGGTATTCCCTGGGGGAACAGCGAAGAAGGGATAGAACTCATGCAGAGGCTTAACCCCGTAAACGGCAGGTTAAGAGAACCTGAGCGTCTATGCTCCGGACAGACGCTCCTTTGTAAAAGCCTCAATCTCAAGGTCCCCGAGCACAGCGGTGTAGGCATTGATGAAGCGGATTTCTGCTTCCTGAACGATGGGGATAACCCCGAAGAAATCATCCAGACTACGAGGCTCGGCATACCCGAAGGTCGAGATGAATATCTCCCCTACCGGTTCATCCATAAGAGCTATGCAGGATACTGCACAAAGAACCCTCTCACCATGAAAAATCCTCCTCCATACTCCCTTTCCCTTCAAAAATAG